A single region of the Cherax quadricarinatus isolate ZL_2023a chromosome 3, ASM3850222v1, whole genome shotgun sequence genome encodes:
- the LOC128706255 gene encoding uncharacterized protein, with amino-acid sequence MLFLVFLVVTSVLSKPQNDEQPDVQDEPQENVDALLLANRPQDDLAAFILPHPPVDSENFHEPCNYYCRKPAGPHRGDFYCCGPESLPIIRERRHPGRCPPALTTCTSRRAFAAPPVCPHDGHCPRAQKCCFDTCLDYHTCKPAH; translated from the exons ATG CTATTCCTAGTCTTCCTGGTCGTGACCTCTGTGCTAAGTAAACCACAGAATGACGAGCAGCCAGACGTGCAAGATGAACCACAAGAGAATGTAGACGCACTCTTATTGGCTAATCGCCCACAAGATGACTTGGCAGCATTCATACTTCCTCACCCACCAGTCGATTCTGAAAACTTCCATGAACCATGCAACTACTACTGCCGTAAACCTGCGGGTCCTCACAGAGGAGATTTCTATTGTTGTGGACCAGAATCCCTACCAATAATAAGGGAACGAA GGCACCCTGGTAGATGTCCTCCTGCCTTGACAACGTGCACTTCTCGCAGAGCATTTGCCGCTCCCCCA GTATGTCCTCACGACGGTCACTGCCCTCGCGCCCAGAAATGCTGCTTCGATACTTGCTTAGACTACCATACCTGTAAACCAGCACACTAA